The following proteins come from a genomic window of Malus domestica chromosome 02, GDT2T_hap1:
- the LOC103409504 gene encoding uncharacterized protein, which translates to MDHYDLHRQRRDLKHKGRNVGRNVVWSLAMDKCLIDCLAIQARHGNKIDKSFNEHAYTAACIAVNSRFNLNLNNQKVINRLKTIKKRYKAMKDILSQDGFRWNPTTKMIECDNEELWKRYIAAHPDAKGFRGKPIEMYDELKIVCGNYQVPSRWAKMKDGGHPSEMKNFEDDSASFLSPSSDDLSETDGTESYSGPEEEFTKLPDGSQDPPLIQPLRQLPKRPRGSEAVQDALMTVASSIRCLADAMEQSKYSIDASQLLQAVMEIDGLEEAKQMYAFEYLNADPVKARAFITYDARMRKIYLFRQFWWWK; encoded by the exons ATGGATCACTACGACCTGCATAGACAGAGAAGGGATTTGAAGCACAAAGGAAGAAATGTTGGAAGAAATGTTGTATGGTCACTTGCAATGGATAAGTGTTTAATTGATTGCCTTGCTATTCAAGCTAGACATGGAAACAAAATTGACAAGAGCTTTAATGAACATGCTTACACTGCTGCTTGTATTGCTGTGAACTCTCGTTTCAACTTGAATTTAAACAATCAAAAAGTCATTAATCGTCTTAAGACCATAAAGAAGAGGTATAAGGCAATGAAGGATATCCTGAGTCAAGATGGGTTCAGGTGGAATCCCACTACAAAGATGATTGAGTGTGACAATGAAGAACTTTGGAAGAGATACATTGCA GCACATCCTGATGCAAAAGGGTTTCGAGGAAAGCCAATAGAGATGTATGATGAACTCAAAATTGTTTGTGGAAACTATCAAGTCCCTAGTCGCTGGGCTAAGATGAAAGATGGAGGCCATCCAAGTGAGATGAAGAATTTTGAAGATGATTCTGCCTCATTTCTTTCTCCAAGCTCAGATGACCTAAGTGAGACAGACGGAACCGAGTCATATAGTGGACCAGAAGAAGAATTTACCAAGTTGCCAGATGGTAGTCAAGACCCCCCTCTGATCCAGCCACTTAGACAACTTCCAAAACGCCCTCGTGGCTCAGAAGCCGTTCAGGATGCACTGATGACTGTGGCATCAAGCATTCGTTGCTTGGCTGATGCAATGGAGCAAAGCAAATACTCTATTGATGCCTCTCAACTACTACAGGCTGTGATGGAGATTGATGGTTTGGAAGAGGCTAAACAGATGTATGCATTTGAGTATTTGAATGCTGACCCTGTCAAAGCTCGAGCTTTCATAACATACGATGCTCGGATGAGAAAAATATACTTGTTTAGACAGTTCTGGTGGTGGAAGTAA